Genomic window (Nicotiana sylvestris chromosome 7, ASM39365v2, whole genome shotgun sequence):
cacataggagtaggtggaaccgggatcaaataaaactgaggcatccctgtggcaaattgaaataatacatgtgataatAGGATCCAAGGCAATAACATCTGTCCTGCCCTGAAGAGCATAAAAGCGATCCTAACAACCGCTTGATCAGCCTCCCCCtgtggggcgacccctagcttcCTGACCCTCACCCCTAGCTGGCAGGGCGGGTGCTGAAGAAACTGGGCCAGAAGatgagggctgacccctctgctgagatgagctAGCAGCACGACGAGGACACTCCCTCCGCATATGCCTAAACTCTCCACACTTATAGCAACTCCTGGGTGCTGGGAATTGGGATAGAAGGGAACCCctctgttacatctcgcattttcatacattaaaagtttcgtcttcggtCAATTGACGTAgaatcggggatgagatcatcttgacgttaatgtaCTTACGCGATTTATAATAAGTGATGAATAAGTGATTGAgagataaaggggtacacggattaacaaaaacgagttttgttgaaagtggacaatttggaataaaatacgggtcgagcaataatacccgataattatgaactagtaccatgcaaggtaccatgtgaccacggtagtataatatataaagtatatatgaattattttaaaaataactagaattttaagtaatttgtaatagtttttaaattatgcgggtaatagatccgggtaacgaaacattacccggttaactaataaatggataaatTAAAATCACACCACCCAAGAGGAACGTGGCAGCTTTTCCCCTATCTTAAAGTGAGTCATGGATTAACTTTTCATGTGTCAAAAACCATAAAGGTCAAGGTCTTATTAAAACCTTGTAAAGAGccttattaataaaaaaaaatgagataaccaacttcttttaaaagagAATGTGCCTTTAGCTTACTTATTTGAAATATTAACAAGCACTAACTCAAGTCCAAGTCTAAAAGACAATCTGCCTTTAGCTGTGACTCGTAAAAGCTTCAAGACATCAAAATACATTTGCCTTAAAGCCAAGAACGTGAGGCAGAAGCAAAGAAAATTTGTTCAGTTTAAAGGAAATCCAAGCCAAAGTCTTGTTCCAATTTCGAAAGCAGAAGCTTCACTTTCTCGTTCCTAACATAATTCACGGAAGTAGAAGCTTTATTTAgatcaaataattcaagaaacaggtatgttaaggccctcccttcttccTTTTGGCATGGCCTAGATTATACGaaagaaatgagcaaatacacggtttctataaattattctattcatagaaatagtaggggtgtctatattcttgacttcccatgagaattattattttaatctttcatgggtctcaaaataatacgcagctggaaaaatttatccggaaggaatattgaggttattatgtatttttcatgcatttcgtacatgtgcattgacccatgaccagatgacgttatatacgcgtatatatgtaaatatatgtatatgggatatgggaaaaagttacggcgttatatacgcatcaccacctgatcagttggtatatgatgatgatattgcccacagtggctaaaatatgattcaaacggcgttatatacgcgtatatatgtatgtattcaaacggcgttatatacgcttatatatgtatgtatatatatgtatatgggatatggaaaaggttatggcgttatatacgcaccaccacctgatcagctggtatatgttgatgatattgcccacagtggtcgagatgatatgatgggatgcccccagtggcttgatgatagTATGTAcactatacctatgcatggcatgacatctacacacacgtgcatgacattataaacgtttcagtatttacaaagttattcaaatttaaaaatgtatttcagtattccatgtttcatctatgtcttttacgtactaatttccatgccttacatactcagtacattttttgtactgacacCCTGTTTtatggggcctgcgtttcatgcccgcaggtgcaggtaggcaagctgatggtccccattcttaggatccctgaccagcgagagttggcgtgctccatttgatccggagctgcttttgatattggtacgatacgtttgtacatatatatgtatatgagtatgatgtggctcagtcccgtctttgtacagctatgtttctgttagaggtctgtagacagtatgtctagttgggttgtatgtggccttgtcgactttcagtttttgatgtatagttgtctatagcagccttaccggctcgcccactgtattctgcctgtatacgtacatattccttgatggcaggcttctttcatgtaggttaattttgtaaagaagcagatgttattcaggttcatattttagatgcatgcttaggggtgtttgataggtaagactcaggcgcccgtcgcggcccatcggtttgggtcatgacaaaagtggtatcggagcagttctgtcctagggttgtctacagaccgtgtctaatagagtcttgtttatgggtgtgtcgtgcaccacacttataaacaagaggctataggacatataggatgttatcctctctttttatctcaagaTCGTGCAATACAAGAATTCTTGTTCCTAACGATACATTATAGtttcagcaatgcctccaaagagtacgatCGCCCAGAAGTgaaagtccgtggctggtgagactactagtcgagcaccaCGAGTTACTAGGGCTCGGGGAgaatctcatggtgaggttccatctcagacttcacataccccgcctttTCCAGAAGAGTTCCAAAGGGCACCAGCTCCAGAACCCGCCCCTATACATTCTGCACCTCAGCAGGATATGCCgagtcaggagatgagagatgctgttcagttattgacccgattagtagccgcacaggcTCGACGTCAGGAAACAGGTATTGGTCACGCAGATAGGTCCGTGAGcgcgagggttcgtgactttattagtttagaccctccagtattcactggagcagacccgaatgaggaccctcaggtattcaTTGATAGAGTACAGAGGACGTTACGcgtaatgaaggccactgagactgagtcagttgagctagcttcttatagactccgagatgttgcagttaattggtacgagtcttgggaattgtccagaggtgagaatGCCCATCCAgtggtatggcaggagtttacagaagcttttcttcatcattatctgccaccagagcttaggcgatccaaagttgataggttcttgacccttcggcagggaAACATGAGTGTTCGTGAGTACTgccttcagtttgattcgttgtctaagtatgctcccactattgtatctaagatagaGGATCAGATTCACCGGTtcatgatgggattagagccttacttgattaacgattgtatgtcggtttcacttcatccagacatggatatttctcgtattcagacgtacgctcagggtgtagaggagcgtaaacagaaacAAAGGGTCGATCGTGAGCATGGTAGGGACCAGAATAAaagagcgaggtcttcgggtccttctggtgagtttcgagatGGTCAGAGGCAGCAGTACTTGAGATATCCATCCCAGCCCTCGGCTAGCGCGCCCCCTCAGTTTGGAGGAAAGAGATCTGATTGTTCTACATATTCAAGGCCTGGtcagaattttagggcctcaggttctcagtataggggtgagtcaaattaGATGAGGCCACCCTTGACACGATGTACTCAATATGGTAAACAGCATACCGGGCAGTGCCGTATGGGACTagatgtttgttatacttgtggttatccgggccacatcatgagggattgtccgatgagaggtgatgcaagcatagctcagctaGCAGGATTTGTGGCTGgatcgtcatcatcagtacgcccccctaGGCAAagtccccaagcaccaatgagtcgtggtagaggcagaggcggagcatctagctcgagcagccctcagaaccgcatttatgtATTGGCAGGACGACATGACCAAGAGTCATCGcatgatgttgttacaggtatattatcagtctcctcccaCGATGTATATGCACTAATTGATCCATGTTCCACCTTGTCATACGTTACTCCATtgattgctagtaagtttgaaataaaacctgaatcggttaaaccttttgaggtgtctacacctgttggggactcggtgatagctaagcaggtatataggagttgtataataatagttcatggtcgacctaccgtagcaaacttaatcgagttagatatggtagaatttgatgttataatgggtatggattggttggcttcttgtcatgccaatgttgattgtagatcGAAGATAGTCTGATTTCAATTTTCgggggagcctattttggagtggaaaggtaacacggcatcgccgagaggtagatttatttcctatctcaaggcaaggaagatgatcagaaagggctgtatttatcacttagttcgggttcaggatatggaagtagagtcaccaactaATGTTGTATTTTggcccgggcccgggccttagtgggcctaacgggccgggcctcgcggtcccgggcttcgtggtcctgggctctggcggtcccggtcttcgtgggctcaatgggtggaaccggcccgtgacgggcctaagcccacatggtcctgtgcttaacgggccgggctcgtgggcttcgcgggcctagcgggggGTTTTTTTttaaaggcaatttcttgtagtatcatggctatattaaaaatatatatgtagtatatatgtatatctaattattaaagtgcttgacgaaaaagaaaataacaaaacaatagtaaaacactaaattgtcatgcataatatattttcttgtagtatattatattgtatcttatgtatatatattctcttatatattttcttgtagtatatatattgtatcttatgtatatatattcgcataatatattgtatcttatgtatatatattgtatcttatgtatatatgttcgcataatatattttcttgtagtatatatattgtatattatgtatatattttcgcataatatattttcttgtagtatatatattgtatattatgtatatatattcgcataatatattgtcttgtagtatatatattgtatattatgtatatattttcgcataatatattttcttgtagtatattatattgtatcttatgtatatatattctcttatatattttcttgtagtatatatattgtatattatgtatatattgtagcataatatattgtcttgtagtatatatattgtatcttatatgtatatatattctcttatatattttcttgtagtatatatattgtatattatgtatatattgtagcataatatattttcttgtagtatatatattgtatattatgtatatatattcgcataatatattgtcttgtagtatatatattgtatattatgtatatattttcgcataatatattttcttgtagtatattatattgtatcttatgtatatatattctcttatgtattttcttgtagtatatatattgtatattatgtatatattgtagcttataaataattctaagtatagacaaagaaatattgcgaaaagaagctcatgggtagaaagcaataaattttattaccaaaaaatggcatatctttcttagtcatccttcccccaatggaatgagcacaacaaggtactaataccaccattagaaggaaaaaaaactaaggaagatgtgccaaaatacaagttacatattattctatgtattatctctaacaaatctcataaatccttcaaggttcggaggaggttgcgttggtggtggtggaaaagaagcttgttcatcaccacttccgggcgaagccgaatcctccgcaagttccgctatcatttcttcataagcttcatctatcgccggttgtgcttctgcaattccaaagtttcttct
Coding sequences:
- the LOC138872686 gene encoding uncharacterized protein, yielding MPSQEMRDAVQLLTRLVAAQARRQETGIGHADRSVSARVRDFISLDPPVFTGADPNEDPQVFIDRVQRTLRVMKATETESVELASYRLRDVAVNWYESWELSRGENAHPVVWQEFTEAFLHHYLPPELRRSKVDRFLTLRQGNMSVREYCLQFDSLSKYAPTIVSKIEDQIHRFMMGLEPYLINDCMSVSLHPDMDISRIQTYAQGVEERKQKQRVDREHGRDQNKRARSSGPSGEFRDGQRQQYLRYPSQPSASAPPQFGGKRSDCSTYSRPGQNFRASGSQYRGESN